In Lactuca sativa cultivar Salinas chromosome 5, Lsat_Salinas_v11, whole genome shotgun sequence, the DNA window cgaggctctgataccaacttgtgacgtaccattttcacaaccaaaattttaatttttaattaagaaAAAACTGCTCATTTTCAAAATACAAGTTAAGAAAACCAACTGTTccaaagtacattgtttaaaatcAAAGTATTATAGTAAACAGGAAATATTCATTGCTGCTGATGAATGTATGCCTTTGCCTTTCCATGATTACAGATGATACCTGAAAACAATAACCATtgggtaagcacaaagattaatgagttcccctaaaatataCATACATCACAACATAATAAACAtttatgggttatcaacaaccctggggATTATCAACAATCCTAGTGGGCTAACAGCACACCCTGTAAATTAACAACATGTTCAGGAGTTATCAGCAACACTGGGTATTATTAACAATCCTGGGGATTATCAGCAATAAAATTTAGACAAAGAATCAAACAACAATAAAGATATATCTGGTCAAATACTTAAATACCACATAGTTAAAGTAATGAGAAGACTCACTACCACATATTAGACCCCTCACAACACACTGCTCCGCTACCAGTAGATCTCCATGGGATGCTTAGCCATACATAATCAGAGGCGAGATAGCCACCCAAATAGATAATCCTACTCTAGAGTCaaaactaaacaaggaacatgcaagaaagcctagatcaagagttctcaggctatcctacatggcTACATATGATCCTTAGGGCATTCCACTTGACGATAATCAACCTACTGGTACTATAACTAACATACCACTACAACTACATCCTAACACATAAGGATATAAATATATCTAACAACTCACTGCAACGCCACAATATCCTATCCACCCGGATacataaccaaaactagtggggcgacattggtgccttcgacccacgggtacattgcgggaaactcacctgaaacgAAGAACCCAAGACACTACGACATACTCCCCTTTTGGTGCTACTTGCCCCCACAATCCCTTTAGCACCAAGTCATGGAAGAATCTTAATCAATAGCCCAAATCCTTCAAGTTTGACTCAAAGTCAAACTAGGCAaaattcaacaaaagtcaatggtcaacaggTCAACTTCCCCTCACGACGTGACAATCTATTGGTCACGTCATGAGccacttaaataaaaaaaatagtcgCGGTCCTTTGATCCTCACGACATGACATGCATAGCCTCACATCGTAAGAACTGACTGCATGGTATTTTGATGAATTGAaccccttaatccattaagccactaATCCACCACCTCCAGAAGACTTCCTTACACCCCAAAAGCCATAAAAATAAATGCTTTAAGCTCTTGCATGTACAATGCAAGACTTGAGCTCAAGTTAGATCATTTTATGAAGAAAAGGAGGTCAAAACCTCAACATGAGCTCAAACATCagccaaacttcagatctactaCATATAATCACCAAGGGACTCACAGTACCCATAAAGTTTCCTACTTTATGGAGTCCCAACACTCTAACACATCTAATCATGAACCATAATGCATAAAACTATAGATCTAGCAGCAAGGAACCATAAAGGATGAAGCTTGAATACTCACAAGGGTCCAGAGAGGTTGCTAGAAGATGCCAATAAAGCTTGCAAGATGGATCTATGCACTAAAGGCGATCCTTTCTTCTTCGAGTCACCAAAACACCACCAAATGCTTAAGAACTAAAggatggggctagggtttcgcttgAAACGAAGGGAGGCTGAAAAAGATACCCTAGGTTATGAGATAAGATCCTTGAATAtggaaaaaaaaccctaaaatttgtgGGCATGGGCTGCAACtggcctcacgacgtgagcattatATTGTCATGCCGTGACTCTCATTTCCGCGTGTCACATCGTGAGCTCCTcatggtcacgtcgtgacaccCACTTTCCCCAAAAGTCATGCCCTTGACCCCTTGATGCCATAAACCGATCCGTTCTGGAAACTGGGTGTTACATATCCACTTCTGTATCAAAGGTTGTAAGGAACCGATTGCAGATATGTATATAAAGAACATAGCTCAATAACATTTGTGTGTTCTTTTCTTTAGCATGGAATTAATTGTAGGTCTATATAAAGATCAAAAATAAGGGCATTAGTCTTTATGTTGGAATAGTAACTAGATTGCATTGCAACCTATTAAATTACCTTTGAATGTCAATAGAGTTAGATCAAACTCGCAACAACTTTTCCCATAGCAAACCAAGGTTTCTTATGGATCTCCCATGGAAGCAGTTTCACCCAACAAACATATCATGAATGGAATTCTGGGTCTTTATGATCTGACAATAAACGATAATCTTATTTAaaatggtatgatgggggaatgGTTGGAAGGGTTATAGTTGTTGGAGGATCTCCATTTCACTAGATGGAATTGGGAAGAAAAATGGAGATACATCTTCGGTGTCACTTGCTCCTTATAAATGTAGTGAAGTAGTGAGGGGAAGGAAAAGTGGTGCAGTAGAGAAGGTTGATGAAAGGAGAAAAATATAAATGATCAAGATCTTGATTTCACATGTGGCGATGTTAATTTCATAAAGGTGGTGTTGATTTTCACAATGACGATGCTGAAGTGAGTAATGGCGGTGGTCGAAGGTTTCAGTATACCATGAATTTTAtgtggtttttagttgtatttgTAAGTTACATGTGTCTGAGGGGATGTGTGAAAAGGGGTGGGGGTGGGGTGatatctattttattttatttttcctttttaatGTAAATGAAATAAGGGAAAAAAGATAAAAACGATTTAGAGGGGCATATAAGTCATTTCACGTGGCTCATGGACCAACCATATAAGTTTTAGAGACCATAAGGACCATATCcgtaaaaaaacaaaattaacaGATACTTGAAATTGTGTCATTTGGtaaaccatagagaccatttatgtaattttgtataAGATATATTTTATTGATACTTTTGTAAATATCTTGACTATGAAATCATGTTAAAATTCTTGATTAAATATAAGTCATTTCACGGAGCTCATGGACAAACCATATAAGTTTTAGAGACCATGAGGACTATGTCCGTAAAAAAAATTAACAGATACTGAAATTGTGACATTTGATAAACCACAaaaaccatttatgtaattttgtataaaatatattttattgatAGACTTTTGTAAATTTCTTATCTGCGAAATCATGTTAAAATTCTTGATTAAATATAAATTGCAGAGTAGAATAAAAAAAATCACTATATTTCATTGACACGCCTAAAATACATATTGACTGTCACTATCACCTCGATAACTATGCAATGGTTTTCGTTAATCTTTAAGAGGGAAAATGAATCCCTCTAAGACCGGAGGGTGTGGGAGGGACTCTTCCCTCATTTTTGGTGGGTCATACCCCTCTTTCCCTCACTTTCCTCTCCCTCACCAAAAAGCCAAGGAATTGGTGGGAAGCCATTCCCtcacttttttttaatatatttcatacatatattatactcattttgtagggaattaaaaactatgaattttgatatattttttttatatttttataataattatataattttataaatattaaaaaagataaaaagaaaaaaaataaaaaaaataattgaccAATGAGAAGAGGAGAGAGAGTGCGGCACCCTCTCCCCCCACCTTTTTTCCCGCATTCCATTCCCTCACCCACAGAGTGGTGTTCAAGAGGGGAGAGAAGCTTCCTTCACCTTTCCTTCACCCCACTCCGTCCGACCTAATACCATTTACGAATTCACCTCAACAACATTTGAatgcattaatatatatatatatatatatatatatatatatatatatatatatatatatatatatatatatatatatatatatatatatatatatatatataaaacaaatcTCACTTAAACAACAATAACATACTACTTCCGTACTTGATGAATTCTACTTTAGGCGATCGCACAAACATTAACCTAAAAATTAAGAGCATCAAGATCCATATAAACAAGATGTCCTTTATGCATAGatgatattttatatttattcaaatcgactaaaataataatatgggtatatataatattttgaaagtTTACGGAAGATATAAATGGTATTTTAAACTTAGATTTATAAAGGaatatatacagtaaagtcccaatattttcatcgatttgacaagaaagtcctaaactttatttttttgacagtaaagtccaaattaccgacagtttttgacagttttacccttttttccaggttagccggtaattaggacttttttgtcaaaaaaataaagtttatgactttcttgtcaaatcgtcgattaggactttactgtcaaaaaaatgaagtttaggatttttttgtcaaatcgttgaaaatattgggactttagtgtatatataatttCTTTTGGTTAAAATTTAATGGTATTGATGACGTGCCTAGGGCAACACGGCAGGAACACGAGCCGAACATGCCAACCGGGCTCAGCCTAGCAGGCTTAGCGTCCGCTGGCACACCCGGGAGTGGAAGGCACAAGCGAAAGGCTCGCGCACGCCAACCCGACCCAGTAGGCTTAGCGTCCGCTGGTGCCCTCTGGAGCGGAACACACAGGCGAAAGGCTCGCCCCCGCCTAAAGACGCTCCCAGCTCCAAGAAAAAAGAAACGGTCAGGAGACAGGCAGGAGGATCGCCCCATTACCGTCAGAGCCAATAAGAGCGCCCTGACGGATAAAGGCGCATGACTCTCCAATCAGCGCCCCTGATCCTGTCTCCCCAAAAAAGCGATCTTGTCGGTACGGATCAGGCAAGGGAGCTAGGTATAAAAGGGTACGCTCTCAGACCTACGAGGTAAGTTCTCTCGACTCTTTGGAGAGAATACACACAAACCCTAAAACAccctctaacttgaccgtcggagcgttcttCTGGGAACTCCTCCCGGAAAGCGGCTGACGGCCCTTGTTCTTTGTGATCTTGCAGTGATAGCTGAACATTCAAGAGGATTTGGCGAACAAAATAGGATCAAGGTCACATCaggtatgatactctttaagcataagagttattgaaaccttcACTAATCtgctagatcctattgaaatccttaacgtttacttcttgttaaatcgttttttcaatctcaacaaaccgacattgaaaaaaattgagataatcaagaaagaaaaaaagaacgagagttgtgttggctttttgcagccccaaaaatggagaaataagaaactgaaaaaaatgaaattgtCCTTCTTTCCTTCTCCACATTCACACCCTTTTGACCAGacatgtgttgtttgtgtttgtataaagTCAGGGCAATTTTGTTTTTTAGGTTTCTAATTTCTCAATTTTTGAgactgcaaaaagccaacacaacaCTGGTTCTTTCTTtatttcttgattatctcaatttttttcaatgtcggtttgttgagattaaaaaaacgatttaacaagaagcaaacgtaaaggatttcaataggatctagctgattagagaaggtttcaataactcttatgcttaaagagtatcataccattaaatttctaagaaatatatatatatatatatatatatatatatatatatatatatatacacacactaaagtcccaatattttcaacgatttgacaaaaaaaatcctatttttttttacagtaaagtcataattgacgatttgacaagaaagtcataaactttattttgttgacaaaaaagttctaattaccggctaaccgggaaaaaagggtaaaagtgtcaaaaactgccggtaatttggactttactgtaaaaaaaataaagtttaggactttcttgtcaaatcgattaaaatattgggactttactgtatatatcccaTTTATAAAAGAATACAATATCAATTGATAATTCACATCATACAGGCTCCACTCGAAGAAAACCAACCAAACCCAAATTGATGATAATTAGGGTTTTTTTAGTTCTTTTGTCATTGATTTTGCTTGAAAGATCTTAGAAAAATACAatgaaaaataaagatatattGAATAAGTAACATAAATGGTCCTAATGATTCATTGTATTTTTCAAATTTGGTTCAAgggcatttaaaaaaaataacatgtCAAAAGTTAGATTTAAACGACTAAATGACCAACCATACAATAAAATGAAACCACAAAAATGATTCACATAACGAAATGCAAATTTGAACTAAAGTTGCCAATATTTGTAAACTAAACggatcatttatgtaattttgtctaggGGTTCAAGATTGTTGTTATTTAGTTTTTTTGTTGGATTCTTTAATCGAGATTAAAATTACGCGATGATTGCAAAATATATTTTGTTGACTTATTTATTTGAGACTGAATTTGGGTCACACATGTAATAGCAATGTACCTTCATCCTTATTCCACTCCGGTCGCCAATTTAGTGCAACTAATATCAACATATTTTCATTTGAGTGCAAGTCACAACAATATATTTTCGTTTTTATTTGCATTACATACAAACAACAACATATATATTTTCATCTTTATTTCGGTTTTGAATTTGGATTCGATCCAAATATAAAACTTATAAATTAATTGGATAATTTCTATGGATAGAACATAGCCGAATAGTAATATGCTAAAAACCGAACACATCAACATAAGTACGATAGAAAAATCGACAGTTAAACAAAACCAATGATAGAACTTTTGCcacagaaaaaagaaaaaaaaaatctacaaaGCAATTGAAACTCttgcaattaaaaaaaaaaaagcaaaaaatcaAGACACTTCCTAACATTGATTGACAAACTGAAATCCAAGTCCAAGGTACGTACAAAGCAACTTTTAACTTCTATCAAGACGCTTCCTAACTAGATGACTACATATCCACTAGGATTTACTTAAGCCATGATAAATTCATAAACCAAACAAAACATCATAATTTCACATCAGAGGTTTTTGGTCTTTCAAGAATGTTTGGAACTAATATCCACTTCACTTATTTTTGTTAACTTTACCTTCAACCCATGCTTCATCTGAAGTACTATGGAAGCGCTTGGAAACACCGGGTGACCTTCCACCAACTCAATATGATAACTATAAATGATCGTAGATGCCACTATCTTCAGCTGAGTGAAACTCATATCCTTACCTAAACAAGTCCTCGGACCTCCATTAAATGCCGGGAATTTGTAATATGGCTCATATTTCATCCCTCCTCCCTCTAATATCCATCTTTCAGGCTTAAATTCCATGCAATCCTGACCCCATATTTTTTTCATCCTGCCCATGCCATAATGATATAGAATAATCTTGGTTTTTTTACTAACCTTATGGCCACTTGGAAGGATATCCGGTTGTAATGGAATTTTGTGGTTAAAAGGAATAGGTGGATAAAGCCTCAAGGCTTCGCATAGAGCCCCATGAAGATAAACCAGTTTGCTTAACTCTTTCGAATTCCATTTTCGATCATCTACTTTCACCTCCATAAACCTGTGAATCTCCTCTCGAATCTTGTCCTCTACAATTGGATTTTTTGCAACGAGATAGAAAAACCATGAGAGAGTGGTACTAGTTGTATCTTTCCCTGCACCCACTAGGGTACCTAGGGTATCCCTTAAAAACTTGTTGTGATCTCCACAACTACCGGTTTGGTCTTTGAATTCTCTAATCAGCGATGTTCCTAGTCCAACGTTTTCTTCCCCATGTTCATTCTCAATGTTGCTCGACTCATTTTGTAATCTAGCAATGCACTTGTATAAAAAGTGATCAAGAACATTGCATGCTTCACTCAACTTCTTCTCATTCCCGATTCTTAGTAGTTGTTGCAATTTCCAAAGAAACGGTGGCATAAAATGTCTGTAAAATATACCTTCTTGAATATCTGTCATGGACTTCTCACACGGAAGGGAAGGGAAATCAACAGAAAGGCTTTTCGGGTCATAGTCTAAGAGCAACCTGCATATAGTGTCAAAAGTGAACCTTTGAAATATATCCTGCAAATCCGCCTCTTTGCCTACTTCGCAAATTGATTCTAGCACTGGTAAAAGCCCGCTTTCCACCTTATTCCAGACAATCGCTTCAAAAACACTTTGAAAGTTGGGTTGCCTTAAGAGGGACATGGTGGTTTTGCGCTGGATCTCCCACATATGTCCATCGGCATTAAAGATTCCATCTCCAAGGATATCAAACATTTTACGGAAATTTTGGCCTTTAGGATAATTAGGGAAGTTCTTGCTTAAAATGTGATGGATATCTAATGGATCCGTTGTAACGAGCATATCCATGTTGGTGAACCATGGACCTTTAAACATGAAAGTGCCACCACTTCGTTTCAGATAAATAGTGGCCAAATCATGCAGTTGGTGCAAGTTTGTGAGGACTGCTGGTATCATACCAAGAAGCACCAAATTTCTATGGACAAGTGTTTTTAAGTTTTGAGGTTTGTAACGAAAAACAAGAACAGAAAGGAGAATGATAACCAAAAAGAGAATGAACAAAGATGGAAGGAAAGCCATGTGGAAGAGACGCACAAAAATATAGAGATGAACTTACGTCTTAGTGTATAGTTATGTCATATACATATATAGTGGTGCATAATGGTATTGTATGTTTTTGTTTTCATTTAATTTTGATCTATTTCagttttaataaaataagttACTATTTGTTGAATATTTGAGATAATTTTTTAAGGTTTATGTTGCAATCCACCATCCAACTATTTCAAACAAGTATATATTTAGTCGCTCTAATTTTTTACACTTATATATGATCATTTAACTTTTTTGTTAATATTATATCGTTATGACATTATAGTGATGACCTTATGTAGGTGCATGCTTTTGTTGGATAGTTTTTCCACTTGGAATCCATGTAGGTGTTTATGTGGTACAGCATGGTTTAGTGAAGTCTGTGACATTAGCAATGGATAATGTCTTTTGCTAAAACAGAAAGGTTGTCGCTCAGTGTGTAGACCAAATTATATATGTCGCCAACCTAGTAGTTACCTAGCTATTTAGATGACGGATTACTTATAGATATGGCCACGTTTGATAGCCAAGTCTTTTTGTAGCCATGTTATGTTCGATTCATAATTATGTAAAGATAATGTCGAACATTCCACACTGATGGTCAGCTTATAAATCCATGGAATTCTCTAAGCATAAGactataaaaaaaaacaaataagtcTTATGTTTGATCGATTTAAGTAGGtatatttcaaattaatttaaatTAGGTACATTTGGGTACGAATTAAAATGGCACCCCTTCTGATTTGATAGtttttcttttgttgttttttgttttttttttctaaattttgtcttttgttaataaaaacaataactgatttattattattattattattattattattattattattatacaaaaCCTTATAAATGGTCTTGTATTTTCTAGAAATTTGGGATATAGTTTCTAAATTCAAAAAATCTTATAAATAGTtattgtggtttcaaaacttttaaaaaataatCCATATGGTTTCAAACTTTTAACAAATAGCCCCTCACTCAAAAAATACTAATTTAccctttttaatatatttttgatttttttaaaatctattttaaataagaaaaggaaaaaagaaattaaaatccATTGGGCccacctccctctctctctctctcatttgaaAAGAAAACCCCACCCTCACCTTACCTCCCCTACCTCCACCCTCGATCTTCTTTTTCCCACTTCACATGTAACTTAAcctacacatatatacatatacttaAATACAGAGTCATTTAAACCTTTCTCTATTCCCGACTGTAAGGATAGAGAGATATACAAATATATCTTAAggacaaggtttgagaactcaaaccttCAGATCAGCACAACAATGGAGGTAAATAATCTTTCTAGTCaagtttggatatatatatatatatatatatatatatatatatatatatatatatatatatatatatatatatatatatatatatatatatatatatatatatatatatataacctttcAAGCCTTGAAgatataacaaaaaaatattcaagtaaCTAAATAATAAAATAGAATATGAACAGTGAAGGAATTTAAGAACAAAGAGAATTATATGATATGGCTGAATGATTCTTGATTTGTAACGCCTGATGGTTCCAAGGTATTATTCATTTTaatcatttatttaattattttaatcatGTAAGTTATTGTTGGGCTTAGAGGATTGGGCCTTCATGAGTGGGCTTCGCTGAGGCCATACGTTGGTGTACGCAGGGCGTAGAAGGATCAAAAGGATCGCGGAGCCATGCACGTACGCATAACGTACGTGGTCagaccctaaaaccctaattttagggtgtaaGCCCTATGTAATGTCATTAAGTCCCATGTGTTTCCCTCCCTATCAGCCTCCtctatccagaaaccctaaaatcaagtcTTATCTTCCATTGTTGAGTGATGTAATGTCATTAAGTCCCATGTGTTGGCCTCCCTATCAGCCTCctttgtccagaaaccctaaaatcaagtcTTATCTTCCATTGTTGAGTGTGTGAGATTTTGGAGAGCTTTAAGTGTTCATTTTTGTGCATTTTAAAGGAGTTGAAGAAGCTAGAAGTTGCTTAGCCTGAAGAGGAGGTCTTGGATCCAGAACCTCTACCCATTTTGTAAGaagtttgaggtatcaagttcttatCTTGGTTGCTagatgcttagatctccttcttaGTTATATAGTAATGTGTTTAGCCATGGTTTGTATAGATATTAGGATTAGTACATCCCAAAGCTTAATCTTTCAGATCCAAGGTCTTCATGtactcttttggcataaaggtgccaactttatggagtttAGGGGCTTCATGCATCCATTAAGTCCTTCACTAAGTCCTTTTTGAGCTTTAGAGCTTCTTATGGTCATGCctggatgtaaagttagcaaaTTTACGTGGTATTTCAACTTAAAGGGGCCATATCTACATCCTGGAGCAAAGTCTTAACGATTTAAGAGCTTAATCTCGAAGTTACCTGAATTGGTTGAGCATGTCGGGTGTACAAGcctgtacgcgcaacgtacaagccCTCGAtgcagtacgcttagcgtaccagctaagtacgcccaacgtactcactctTATAGGATTTCGATAATGGACTTTTGGTTTGGGCCTTTGTTTGGGATTGGAAGGTTAGGGTTTAGTTGGGCCATctgattttggttgttttggggcCAAGTATGTTATTGGGTTTTAGGCTAAGGCCCATGTGAAGGAATTGGGCCCAAttggaaattgggccatattttgggCCCATTTGATTGTGGTTATGGACTTCattcttggaccaagctaggttaggggtaaaatgatctttttgCCCCCAAGTAGAGATTTTTGGTTAAGATGTAGATCCCAAATGTTATTTAGTTTTTATTTGGCAATTGTAAATCGGGGAGTTGTAGGGCCAACAATCAGGGATGATTCGTTTCATTaagcttttcgaggtgagtttccctcacTAGGTTTAGCGGGACGAAGACACCAATACCGAcccatgtttatgctatgttagtgTTTGTGATATTTCACCGGCTTAACTATGTCTTTTTGAGGGTGGGAATGAAGAGCCTGTAGATCACAACAAAGAAGATAAGACCGTCGGTCACCGTCTGGGAACAAGGCTCCAACGATCAAGTCAATGAGGGTCTGAGAGTgagagggttaaaagtgtaaagagAGTGTTAAAGGGTTTTCGATATTGTCCCTTTCTCTTGGAGGGAAAGGGGTGCCTTTTATACCTGTGGTTAGGGAGAACAGATCCCCGACAGTATCTTCTACCGTTACAGGCATGGTAAGGGCTGATGGCTTCTGATTAGAGGGTCGTGTTCCATAGGCGGTTGTTTGCTATTGGTGCAGATTCTACCAGAAGCGGCGTCTAGAGCACTACACCTGTCGCTCCGGGGAACTCTTGGTACTGTTTTGTCTTCAACGTTATCCTTGGTGCTTGGGCACCAAGGAACAGATACGGGGTCTCGAAGGCGAAGGAAAAGGCTCGATGCTAGTCACGCGTTGCTCCTTGGCCTATCCATCTGTTAAACTAGTGGTTCTGTTATCTTTGACGGATTCCTGGTGGGATACGTCAACAAGTCCCTTAGGCTAGTAGACGCCAACGTTGGCTTAGGGTAGTTGAGTTGTTCTAGCTTGGATCTGGACACGCGTTCGGCGGGGATTGTTTCTGATGATTGCTGACGTGACAGAGGCGTTTTCGCATACAGTTTTCCTCATTGTAACCGGTTGGGCTTCCCATCCGCATTTAAAACTTCCCCCATTTGATTCGAACTTACTTTTCCTGGTTCTTTTCACTTCTGCTACCTCTTTTCCTTTTCTCTTCTATTTCTATTTCTTCGACAAACCATAGCTGACTTGAATATCGGGATCGTTCCTTCTTTAAGCGAGTTCGCCGCTCTTCAAGAGCGGTTTGGTTTTCTTCCTGAGCACGGTGTGGAGTATCCTCGGAAAGGGGCGATAATTTATCGTTCACCAGACGGGAAGGTCGGGGTCCCTAATCTGATCTTTGAGGTCGGTTTGAGGCTGCCAACAACAGATTTCTTTGACGAGATAATGCGCTAATATGGATTTCGTGTGAAAGATATGACTCCAAACTTCGTTAACAAGATCGTTGGCTTTGAAATCGTATGTCGGTTTTTGGAGTTCTGCCACAATTTTGGGTCTTCAAAGCTTCCTTCAATTCTTCTACACAATCCGGTGTTCGGACCTTTTCCCAAAGGCAGGGTGTTCGTGCcttcatcatcaaccaaaaagCTCCGAAGAAGAATAGGTAGGATTGGTGGCTCTGGGTGAATCACAATCTTGTGGGTTTTGATTATCCTCGCTTAAACATTTTTTGGATCGAGGGTCGGAACTGTTTGGGGCCAGTGTCACTGTGGTGCAAGCACTAAAGACCATTTGTGTTAACAGCAAGGATTGGGATGACCACATGCTTGCTGCGGTTGGGATGAGTGTTGCCTGGAGGGCCCAAGGGATGATGCCCCAGTTCTACATCGAGAAAGATGGTAATCACTTCTCCTCCCCCTTGATATACTCTCGCAGGTCCGATGGTGAGAAACTGATGTTTAGAGTGCCTCTGGGTGGGATCACATAGCCTTTCGCCTGCTATTAGTACTCGTCTTGACCCTTGGGTCCTGTTATTGTGAGAATCTCCTCTTTTTTTATTGGTTGTTTGCTTGCTTCCTTGCGGGTTCTTTCATCTTTTTGGTTAGCTTAAAACTTTGACCGTAATACCTTTGCTATTTCTGTTAGGTCTTCGTTCAATTGCTTGTCCACTACTTCTCATTTGAGTATCATGCATTCTCTGGTGTCGTACATTTTTCTCTTGTGGTATtagtaatattttcttttttccttCTCCGTCCGCTGCGGGTTTTTTTCTACGGCGTGTACTTCCGACCTGTGGCTCCTCGGATCGTCTTTGATGAACGGGCAGAATCTGCGGGAGGAATGTCTTGAATGTCTGCTCTGTTTTTTGTGGTTCCATCGTTGCACTCTTGATGTGAAtatttaatgcactagttttttatttatttataattcctattttatcgcatctaaaccacatcttacaggcagtgaacccgatcgagtatagtatagcttt includes these proteins:
- the LOC111886591 gene encoding alkane hydroxylase MAH1; this encodes MAFLPSLFILFLVIILLSVLVFRYKPQNLKTLVHRNLVLLGMIPAVLTNLHQLHDLATIYLKRSGGTFMFKGPWFTNMDMLVTTDPLDIHHILSKNFPNYPKGQNFRKMFDILGDGIFNADGHMWEIQRKTTMSLLRQPNFQSVFEAIVWNKVESGLLPVLESICEVGKEADLQDIFQRFTFDTICRLLLDYDPKSLSVDFPSLPCEKSMTDIQEGIFYRHFMPPFLWKLQQLLRIGNEKKLSEACNVLDHFLYKCIARLQNESSNIENEHGEENVGLGTSLIREFKDQTGSCGDHNKFLRDTLGTLVGAGKDTTSTTLSWFFYLVAKNPIVEDKIREEIHRFMEVKVDDRKWNSKELSKLVYLHGALCEALRLYPPIPFNHKIPLQPDILPSGHKVSKKTKIILYHYGMGRMKKIWGQDCMEFKPERWILEGGGMKYEPYYKFPAFNGGPRTCLGKDMSFTQLKIVASTIIYSYHIELVEGHPVFPSASIVLQMKHGLKVKLTKISEVDISSKHS